From Penicillium psychrofluorescens genome assembly, chromosome: 6, one genomic window encodes:
- a CDS encoding uncharacterized protein (ID:PFLUO_008787-T1.cds;~source:funannotate), with the protein MALPLRSMGRPARLLAHRGPVITATRYFSASPFRYMPEDPVMPPQPQDPQAEDFPSMPEYSPDRLPKAERSMYDMMSPEERAAFDEQNRHMVAEFNDVNKRKAMFAELDKKVRDIEKEEDLRFEDIRTKQRGFWAKYDDDEFAQVEDGDEEIHDDEITSMAHAELELHREMREYARITAWDMPMLSKLAKPFTLPPNTHILRFRYTTYLGEQHPAEPKVVVELASQDLAPKYLTEAQRQTFLKLVGPRYNPQTDIVKMSCEKFGSRAQNKRYLADVVNVLIKEAKEGDSFADVPLDLRHHKPKVRPQFPDSWKMTEERRKQLAARRAERLSLEQEHQAIVDGQAVLQEAVRTLPSLNPALKAKADAEREKVAVKVGGSRAQRPVRR; encoded by the exons ATGGCCTTACCACTGCGGTCAATGGGCCGCCCGGCTCGTCTGCTGGCCCACAGAGGCCCAGTGATTACCGCCACGCGCTACTTTTCAGCCTCTCCCTTCCGCTATATGCCCGAAGACCCGGTCATGCCACCGCAGCCCCAAGACCCCCAAGCAGAAGATTTCCCCTCAATGCCCGAGTACTCGCCCGATCGGCTTCCCAAAGCGGAGCGGTCTATGTACGATATGATGTCGCCTGAAGAACGGGCAGCCTTTGATGAACAGAACCGCCACATGGTGGCAGAATTCAACGACGTGAACAAGCGGAAGGCCATGTTTGCGGAGCTAGACAAGAAAGTCCGCGACattgagaaggaagaggatctgCGGTTTGAGGATATTCGGACCAAACAGCGTGGATTCTGGGCCAAATACGACGATGACGAATTCGCCCAGGTggaggacggcgacgaggagatccaCGACGACGAAATCACCTCGATGGCCCATGCGGAATTGGAATTGCACCGCGAGATGCGAGAATATGCCCGCATCACGGCATGGGATATGCCAATGCTGAGCA AACTCGCAAAACCTTTTACTCTGCCTCCTAACACCCACATCCTCCGCTTCCGCTACACCACATACTTGGGCGAGCAACATCCCGCCGAGCCCAAGGTCGTTGTGGAACTCGCCTCCCAGGACCTGGCACCCAAATACCTCACCGAGGCCCAGCGCCAGACCTTCCTGAAGCTAGTTGGTCCGCGCTACAACCCACAGACGGACATTGTGAAAATGTCCTGCGAGAAATTCGGCTCGCGCGCACAGAATAAGCGGTATCTGGCGGATGTGGTCAACGTGCTTatcaaggaggccaaggaagGGGACTCCTTCGCAGACGTGCCACTCGATCTCCGCCACCACAAGCCCAAGGTCCGGCCACAGTTCCCGGATTCGTGGAAGATGACCGAAGAGCGCCGGAAACAGCTGGCGGCACGCCGCGCGGAGCGATTGAGTTTGGAGCAGGAGCACCAGGCCATTGTCGATGGCCAGGCTGTTCTCCAAGAGGCTGTTCGGACCCTGCCGTCTTTGAATCCTGCTTtgaaggccaaggctgatgcggagcgggagaaggTCGCGGTCAAGGTTGGGGGATCTCGTGCACAGCGACCGGTTCGTCGATGA
- a CDS encoding uncharacterized protein (ID:PFLUO_008788-T1.cds;~source:funannotate), whose translation MDEMDHDRMPSMAKHCFVTVGATASFTQLLNHVATDDFIQALQQHNYTHLTIQYGPDLAYVAEFIDRHKTDTARNGAIEVNGFDFKTEGLSQDMSMAKPCPSENRVGGMILTHAGTGSILEALRLGVPLVVVPNPDLQDNHQMELAREMHRQGYVVATAPEELCPAVRKAEDLRLRRPGWPPVENGRGPRPYIRESLNDELGFLD comes from the exons ATGGATGAAATGGACCACGACCGGATGCCCAGCATGGCCAAGCATTGCTTTGTCACTGTTGGAGCGACCGCTTCATTCACACAGCTGTTGAACCACGTTGCGACTGATGACTTCATTCAGGCCCTGCAACAGCACAACTATACCCACCTGACGATCCAGTATGGTCCGGACCTGGCTTATGTCGCCGAATTCATTGACCGCCATAAGACCGACACTGCAAGGAATGGAGCCATCGAAGTCAACGGCTTCGATTTCAAAACAGAAGGCCTGTCTCAGGACATGAGCATGGCCAAACCTTGCCCGTCTGAGAACCGAGTCGGTGGAATGATTCTGACGCACGCTG GTACTGGTAGCATCCTCGAAGCCCTGCGACTTGGTGTGCCTTTGGTTGTTGTTCCAAACCCAGACCTCCAGGACAACCACCAAATGGAACTGGCCCGTGAGATGCACCGACAAGGGTATGTCGTTGCTACTGCGCCCGA GGAATTGTGCCCAGCTGtccgcaaggccgaggatctcCGACTTCGCCGCCCTGGCTGGCCACCGGTTGAAAATGGCCGTGGTCCACGCCCTTATATCCGCGAATCTTTGAATGACGAGTTGGGATTCCTGGACTAA
- a CDS encoding uncharacterized protein (ID:PFLUO_008789-T1.cds;~source:funannotate), translating to MAEATLHNVPIVIDNGSGTIRAGFAGEEIPSCYFPSFVGRPKHPRVMAGGLEGDSFIGQRAQDLRGLLKIRYPLEHGIVTNWEDMESIWHYVYENELKTLPEEHPVLLTEPPLNPRANRDIAAQLMFEAFNVPALYMSIQAVLSLYASGRTTGVVLDSGDGVSHAVPVFEGFAIPNSIRRIDVAGRDVTEQLQVLLRKAGHVLHTSAEKEVVRMIKEKVCYVSLDPKREEKEWISSYHKSDAKAVDYVLPDGHKIKIGQERYRASEILFDPELIGLEYPGVHQIVQDAIARTDLDLRKSLYLNIVLSGGSTLCKNFPDRLMREIKRLAVEDMKIRISAPAERKYTTWIGGSILAGLSTFRKMWVSADEWHEDPEIIFKRFA from the exons ATGGCTGAGGCAACCCTGCACAATGTGCCCATTGTCATCGACAATGGCAGCGGAACGATTCGAGCCGGGTTCGCAGGCGAGGAGATCCCGTCGTGCTATTTTCCCTCCTTCGTCGGCCGTCCTAAACACCCGCGGGTGATGGCCGGTGGCCTGGAGGGAGACTCGTTCATCGGCCAGCGCGCACAAGACCTCCGCGGTCTGCTGAAGATCCGATACCCGCTGGAACATGGAATCGTCACCAACTGGGAGGATATGGAGTCTATTTGGCACTATGTCTACGAGAACGAGCTGAAAACCCTGCCCGAAGAACACCCCGTGCTCCTGACCGAGCCGCCGCTCAACCCACGCGCCAACCGCGATATCGCTGCCCAGCTCATGTTCGAGGCTTTCAATGTGCCCGCCCTGTACATGTCGATCCAGGCCGTGCTGTCGCTCTACGCGTCTGGTCGTACGACCGGTGTGGTTCTGGACTCAGGCGATGGCGTCTCCCACGCCGTGCCCGTGTTTGAGGGATTCGCGATCCCCAACAGCATCCGGAGGATCGATGTCGCCGGACGCGATGTGACGGAACAGCTGCAGGTGTTGCTGCGGAAGGCCGGGCATGTGCTGCACaccagcgccgagaaggaagtGGTCCgcatgatcaaggagaaggtgTGCTACGTCTCGCTGGACCCGAAGCGCGAAGAGAAGGAGTGGATAAGCAGCTACCACAAATCGGACGCCAAAGCGGTCGACTATGTCTTGCCCGATGGACATAAGATCAAG ATCGGCCAGGAACGATACCGTGCCTCCGAAATCCTGTTTGATCCAGAACTCATCGGCCTCGAGTACCCCGGCGTGCACCAGATTGTCCAGGACGCTATTGCCCGCACAGATCTTGACCTACGCAAGTCACTATACCTCAACATTGTGCTCTCGGGCGGCTCGACACTGTGCAAGAACTTCCCCGACCGGCTGATGCGCGAGATCAAGCGACTAGCCGTTGAGGATATGAAGATCCGAATCTCTGCGCCTGCAGAGCGGAAATACACCACGTGGATTGGCGGCAGCATTCTCGCCGGCCTCAGCACGTTCAGAAAG ATGTGGGTGAGTGCGGACGAATGGCATGAAGATCCCGAGATCATCTTCAAGCGATTTGCTTAA
- a CDS encoding uncharacterized protein (ID:PFLUO_008790-T1.cds;~source:funannotate), with protein MADAKFHIRNDIKSLLLSNNPSAGLKYVAQKFKEDRLLLYHVLEDHAANPATANNLFLIYPTDGRTWTYKQFLEDVNKAGNWLFKELGVRKGEMVALDGPNSPEYLIMSFAIDSVGAVASLVNYNLTSQSLEHCIKLCEARYCFVDEEIRHLTEPVAPKLNSCSMVYYSQQYLSSLPFATTPPPSEQRSNIDPASPRVMLFTSGTTGLPKALVKTTSYEAYSGLRTARYLDLKPTTRFYTCLPLFHGAAHALCLTPVLHAGCTLILGKKFSHATFWPEVAAHKADIIQYVGELCRYLLNGKPSPLDRQHSVKMAWGNGMRPDVWEPFRQRFGIPIIHELYAATDGMGAMFNLNKGEFSRHAIGVRGLLWNTINGPWEKMVRIDVDTQEMLRDPKTGFATECPRGEAGETIHWIDPAAPLEKGHFQGYYKNEESTQKRLIRDVFRKGDMWFRSGDMMRQEESGCVYFADRLGDTYRWKSENVSTNEVSDLLGQFPGIAECNVYGVLVPNADGRAGCAALVLSEGVVEDKFDFKGLAEHALALMPRYAAPVFLRLTSALGYTSTMKLQKGKLRQEGCDIEKAEASGDKMYWLPPNQANYVPFTHEEYSKVQSGKIQL; from the exons ATGGCAG ATGCAAAATTCCACATTCGGAACGATATCAAGTCCCTTCTCTTGAGCAACAACCCCAGTGCCGGACTAAAATATGTTGCTCAGAAATTCAAAGAGGACCGGTTGCTCTTGTACCATGTTCTGGAAGACCATGCCGCAAACCCCGCAACTGCCAACAACTTGTTCCTGATATACCCCACCGATGGTAGGACCTGGACATATAAGCAATTTCTAGAAGATGTCAATAAGGCCGGCAACTGGCTGTTCAAGGAGCTGGGAGTGCGAAAGGGGGAGATGGTCGCTCTCGACGGACCCAACAGCCCAGAGTATCTGATCATGTCATTTGCGATTGACTCGGTCGGGGCAGTTGCATCGTTGGTTAACTACAACCTGACGAGCCAGTCCCTAGAGCATTGTATCAAG CTGTGCGAGGCTAGATATTGTTTTGTGGATGAAGAAATCAGACATCTGACTGAGCCAGTAGCGCCGAAGCTCAACTCGTGCAGCATGGTGTATTACTCGCAACAGTACCTCTCATCACTGCCCTTTGCAACGACCCCGCCCCCTTCAGAACAACGCAGCAATATAGATCCAGCTTCGCCCAGGGTAATGCTGTTTACCAGTGGTACCACTGGATTGCCTAAGGCACTTGTCAAGACTACATCTTACGAAGCCTACAGTGGCCTCAGAACTGCTCGGTACCTGGATCTGAAGCCTACGACGCGCTTTTATACCTGCTTGCCACTATTCCACGGGGCGGCGCATGCGTTGTGCCTTACTCCTGTTTTACATGCCGGGTGCACTCTCATTCTTGG AAAGAAATTCTCCCATGCTACCTTTTGGCCGGAAGTCGCCGCACACAAAGCAGATATTATACAATATGTTGGGGAGCTATGCCGATATTTGCTCAATGGCAAACCGAGCCCGCTTGATCGACAGCACAGCGTGAAGATGGCCTGGGGCAATGGCATGAGGCCTGATGTATGGGAGCCCTTCCGACAGCGGTTTGGAATCCCTATCATCCACGAACTCTACGCCGCCACCGACGGGATGGGCGCGATGTTCAACCTAAATAAAGGCGAGTTTAGCCGGCATGCCATTGGTGTCAGGGGTCTTCTTTGGAACACGATCAATGGCCcctgggagaagatggtgagGATAGACGTGGACACCCAGGAGATGCTTCGCGACCCAAAAACAGGATTTGCAACGGAATGCCCCCGAGGAGAGGCAGGGGAAACCATTCATTGGATTGACCCTGCAGCTCCGCTGGAGAAAGGGCACTTCCAGGGGTACTATAAGAATGAAGAGTCGACCCAAAAACGCCTCATTCGTGATGTTTTCCGGAAGGGTGACATGTGGTTCCGGTCTGGCGATATGATGCGACAGGAAGAGTCAGGGTGTGTCTATTTCGCAGATCGTCTCGGCGACACCTATCGATGGAAGTCGGAGAATGTCTCTACGAATGAAGTTTCCGACCTTCTAGGCCAGTTCCCCGGCATCGCCGAGTGCAATGTCTATGGAGTTCTGGTCCCCAATGCAGATGGGAGAGCTGGGTGTGCAGCACTTGTGCTTTCGGAGGGTGTGGTAGAGGATAAATTTGACTTTAAAGGGCTGGCGGAGCATGCCTTGGCGCTGATGCCCCGGTATGCAGCACCCGTTTTTCTGAGACTCACGTCCGCTTTGGGGTATACTAGTACCATGAAGTTGCAGAAGGGGAAGCTGAGGCAGGAGGGCTGTGACATTGAAAAGGCCGAGGCTTCGGGGGATAAGATGTACTGGCTGCCTCCCAACCAAGCCAACTACGTGCCTTTCACACATGAAGAGTATAGCAAGGTCCAGAGCGGAAAGATCCAGCTTTGA
- a CDS encoding uncharacterized protein (ID:PFLUO_008791-T1.cds;~source:funannotate), with translation MPSKNYRVIEPHPSVPHTTRPAVYSGRGGAGNVVSLKNTKTTHSQTATGPASLTRLNSRVPSTFITGRGGAGNVHSTGERAMFSFDEELERDLRRAAPVYHVGRGGAGNLIFDDSSSSSLSRKFSAGSTATASSSGSAADRATQKARRGLEKGWGKLKGMA, from the coding sequence ATGCCGTCAAAAAACTACCGTGTCATTGAGCCGCACCCCTCGGTGCCGCACACCACCCGCCCAGCCGTCTACTCTGGCCGCGGGGGTGCAGGCAACGTCGTCAGCTTGAAGAACACCAAGACGACTCATTCGCAGACCGCCACGGGTCCTGCCTCGTTGACCCGTCTCAACTCGCGCGTCCCGTCCACCTTCATCACGGGCCGTGGAGGCGCTGGCAACGTCCACAGCACGGGCGAGCGCGCCATGTTCAGCTtcgacgaggagctcgaaCGCGATCTGCGCCGTGCCGCGCCGGTCTACCACGtcggccgtggcggcgcGGGAAACTTGATCTTCGACgattccagcagcagcagtctgaGCCGCAAGTTCTCCGCTGGCAGCACCGCGACTGCTAGCAGTAGTGGCTCAGCTGCTGATCGCGCTACCCAGAAGGCCCGCAGAGGTCTGGAGAAGGGCTGGGGCAAGCTCAAGGGCATGGCCTAG
- a CDS encoding uncharacterized protein (ID:PFLUO_008792-T1.cds;~source:funannotate) — translation MSVRKAHNSGRNHLRNVVEYYQQIGQEKAQSVIDSITSSYAAEGQLPPNPALAPPGAFPPPFGFPGQPGQVPPPFGIPPPGAPGAPGMLPPPGSHGLPFPPPFPPNASGTPPTGGFPPPPFPNMPPGSGFPPPPGGFPPNFQIPPPGGPGGFPPPPMMDQHGQGPPPGASGSRGPPTGPRGSERYGPPPGSGDRW, via the exons ATGAGCGTGCGCAAGGCGCATAATTCGGGCCGAAACCATTTGCGGAACGTCGTGGAGTACTATCAGC AAATCGGCCAGGAAAAAGCACAGTCGGTCATCGATTCGATCACCTCCTCCTACGCTGCTGAGGGACAGCTTCCTCCGAATCCCGCTCTCGCTCCGCCGGGAGCATTCCCGCCGCCATTCGGCTTTCCTG GTCAACCCGGTCAAGTGCCTCCTCCCTTCGGAATCCCTCCTCCAGGTGCCCCCGGAGCTCCAGGAATGCTGCCTC CACCGGGTAGCCATGgcctccccttccctccgcCTTTCCCCCCAAATGCCAGCGGCACCCCACCTACTGGAGGTTTCCCGCCACCACCCTTCCCCAACATGCCCCCAGGCTCAGGATttccgccgccgccaggTGGCTTTCCGCCAAACTTCCAGATCCCCCCTCCTGGTGGGCCGGGCGGAttccctccgccgccgatgatggaTCAGCACGGCCAAGGCCCTCCTCCTGGTGCATCTGGCTCCCGTGGGCCGCCTACTGGGCCCCGCGGGTCAGAAAGATACGGTCCACCTCCGGGATCTGGAGACAGGTGGTGA
- a CDS encoding uncharacterized protein (ID:PFLUO_008793-T1.cds;~source:funannotate), whose product MDSEAASTKVPSVAMSENNVNEKTVSAAASSPRSSTESPQLENIRTTASNEDRGDVAPIEQTVSQQRQNNEAGKVYPKGMKLAIIIIGLELAVLCVALDNTIIATAIPRISDDFHALNDVGWYGSAYLLTVSAFQLFFGRLYTIFSIKWVFLCALGIFELGSLICGVAPSSTALIVGRAIAGLGASGLFSGALIILAHNTPLEKRPLYTGLISAVYGIASVVGPLLGGVFTDHVTWRWCFYINLPLGGVTAVALLFFLKSPPQAPTQPRTWRETIAIFDPVGTILFLPCIVCLLLALQWGGTAYPWSDARVIALFVVFGVLLIAFIAVQFWVGDNATIPLRIAKQRSIASGSLFAVCIGASFFIMVYYVPIWFQAIRGASAMHSGIDTLPMMIAVTLASIAAGGTVSVWGYYTPFMFGFVVVGSIGAGLITTWTTDTSTGKWIGYQILYGWGIGMGLQQTLVAAQTVLPLADVPTGTALIVFAQMFGGALFVSVAENTFTNNLVSGLEGVSGIDPKAVVSMGATQIGSLIKDPGLLHTVQVVYNDALVKAFQVALIMGCLCLLGAAGMEWKSVKGKKAEVAPPA is encoded by the coding sequence ATGGATAGCGAGGCTGCCTCCACGAAAGTGCCGAGTGTGGCAATGTCGGAGAACAATGTAAATGAGAAGACGgtctcagcagcagcatcatcCCCCCGCTCCTCCACAGAGTCCCCACAGCTGGAGAATATCAGAACCACCGCCTCGAACGAAGACCGTGGTGATGTCGCTCCAATCGAGCAGACCGTCAGCCAACAGCGCCAGAATAATGAAGCTGGAAAGGTCTATCCGAAAGGTATGAAGCTGGCAATCATCATTATCGGTCTGGAACTGGCTGTGCTATGCGTCGCCCTCGACAACACCATCATCGCGACAGCCATCCCGCGCATCTCAGACGATTTCCACGCCCTCAACGACGTGGGCTGGTACGGCTCAGCATATCTTCTTACCGTCTCGGccttccagctcttcttcggcCGCCTGTACACCATCTTCAGCATCAAATGGGTCTTCCTGTGCGCCCTGGGCATATTCGAACTCGGCTCCTTAATCTGCGGCGTCGCTCCCAGCTCCACGGCTctcatcgtcggccgcgccatcgccggccTAGGCGCCTCGGGACTGTTCTCGGGCGCCCTGATCATCCTCGCACACAACACCCCTCTCGAAAAACGCCCCCTCTACACCGGCCTCATCAGCGCCGTGTACGGCATCGCTAGTGTGGTCGGCCCgcttctcggcggcgtgtTCACGGACCACGTCACCTGGCGCTGGTGCTTCTATATCAACCTGCCTCTCGGCGGCGTGACTGCTGTGGctctgctcttcttcctcaagTCGCCCCCTCAAGCACCTACACAGCCCCGGACGTGGCGCGagaccatcgccatcttcgaccCCGTCGGCACAATCCTTTTCCTACCCTGCATCGtctgtcttctcctcgcgctgCAGTGGGGCGGCACGGCATACCCATGGAGCGACGCGCGGGTCATCGCCCTtttcgtcgtcttcggcgtTCTCCTCATTGCATTCATCGCAGTCCAATTCTGGGTTGGCGACAACGCTACAATCCCGCTCCGCATCGCGAAACAGCGCAGCATCGCCTCGGGCTCTCTGTTTGCCGTCTGCATTGGcgcttccttcttcatcatggtGTACTACGTCCCGATCTGGTTCCAGGCTATCCGGGGCGCGTCGGCCATGCACTCCGGGATCGACACCCTGCCCATGATGATCGCGGTCACGCTCGCTAGCATCGCCGCTGGCGGGACTGTCTCGGTGTGGGGGTACTACACGCCGTTCATGTTTGGGTTTGTCGTGGTGGGATCCATCGGCGCGGGTCTGATCACGACATGGACCACCGACACCTCCACTGGCAAGTGGATCGGATATCAGATTCTCTACGGCTGGGGGATAGGCATGGGTCTGCAGCAGACGCTGGTCGCGGCGCAAACCGTGCTGCCTTTGGCGGACGTGCCCACGGGGACGGCGCTCATCGTGTTTGCGCAGATGTTCGGCGGCGCGTTGTTCGTCAGCGTTGCGGAGAATACGTTCACGAATAACCTCGTTTCGGGACTGGAGGGGGTTTCTGGCATCGATCCCAAGGCGGTGGTCAGTATGGGCGCCACCCAGATTGGATCCCTGATCAAGGACCCGGGTCTTTTGCATACGGTCCAGGTTGTTTATAACGACGCTCTCGTGAAGGCGTTCCAGGTTGCGCTTATTATGGGCTGCTTGTGTCTGCTTGGTGCGGCTgggatggagtggaagagTGTCAAGGGTAAAAAGGCAGAGGTTGCGCCACCGGCTTAG